In the genome of Pediococcus claussenii ATCC BAA-344, one region contains:
- the hslU gene encoding ATP-dependent protease ATPase subunit HslU, with product MNENNLTPQAIVSQLDQFVIGQSSAKRAVAVALRNRYRRMQLSEDLQEDVTPKNLLMIGPTGVGKTEIARRLAKIVNAPFVKVEATKFTEVGYVGRDVESMVRDLVESSVRIEQENEFKNVRVDATKNANQRLVKLLAPVPQKNNENGMDFQNLMKMMNQIQRGEQPNESFSNEEANIPDDVKEKRMTIADQLNKGLLENETVSIQTDDPKQNNSGNMMGQMGIDLSETLGDMMPKKKVTRTLTVAEAREVLIKEESEKLVNSGDLYHDAIQRAEDMGIIFIDEIDKITSSGSQSSGDVSRQGVQRDILPIVEGSQVSTKYGTVDTSHVLFIASGAFHESKPSDLIAELQGRFPIRVELDDLTKDDFVRILTEPKNALVKQYIALIGTDNVKITFTIEAIDRIAEIAEAVNHDTENIGARRLHTILERLLEDILFEGPTMAMGEVTITEKYVDDKIGNIAKNRDLSEFIL from the coding sequence ATGAATGAAAACAATTTAACACCACAAGCTATTGTTTCTCAGTTGGACCAATTTGTAATTGGACAAAGTAGTGCAAAACGTGCGGTCGCGGTTGCCTTACGTAACCGATATCGTCGGATGCAACTGTCTGAGGATTTACAGGAAGACGTTACTCCTAAAAACCTACTGATGATTGGCCCTACAGGTGTTGGTAAAACTGAGATTGCTCGCCGTCTTGCTAAAATTGTAAACGCACCTTTTGTTAAAGTGGAAGCAACCAAGTTTACTGAGGTTGGTTATGTCGGACGTGACGTCGAATCAATGGTACGTGATCTTGTTGAAAGTTCTGTTCGGATTGAACAAGAAAATGAATTCAAAAATGTTCGAGTTGACGCTACAAAAAATGCTAATCAACGCTTGGTAAAATTACTTGCGCCAGTCCCACAAAAGAACAATGAGAATGGCATGGATTTTCAAAATCTTATGAAGATGATGAACCAAATCCAACGTGGTGAACAGCCTAATGAATCATTTAGCAACGAGGAAGCAAACATACCTGATGACGTTAAAGAAAAACGAATGACAATTGCTGATCAATTGAATAAAGGTCTCCTAGAAAATGAAACTGTTTCAATTCAGACAGACGATCCTAAACAAAATAATTCAGGTAACATGATGGGACAGATGGGAATTGATTTGAGTGAAACATTGGGTGATATGATGCCAAAGAAAAAGGTCACTCGAACATTGACAGTTGCCGAAGCTCGCGAAGTGCTAATCAAGGAAGAATCGGAAAAATTAGTTAATAGCGGTGATTTATACCATGATGCAATTCAAAGAGCAGAAGATATGGGGATTATCTTCATTGATGAAATTGATAAAATAACTAGTTCTGGTAGTCAATCAAGCGGTGATGTATCTCGCCAAGGTGTGCAACGTGATATTTTGCCGATCGTTGAAGGCTCACAAGTATCAACGAAGTATGGGACAGTAGATACTAGTCACGTTTTATTTATTGCTTCTGGTGCTTTCCATGAGAGTAAGCCAAGTGACTTGATTGCCGAATTACAGGGACGTTTCCCAATTCGAGTTGAACTAGATGATTTAACTAAGGACGATTTTGTTAGGATTTTGACTGAACCTAAGAATGCATTAGTTAAGCAATATATTGCTTTAATTGGTACAGATAATGTCAAGATTACTTTCACAATCGAAGCAATTGACCGAATTGCAGAAATTGCAGAGGCCGTGAACCACGATACTGAAAACATCGGAGCTCGTCGCCTTCATACGATTTTAGAACGATTGCTTGAAGATATTTTGTTTGAAGGACCAACTATGGCAATGGGTGAAGTTACAATTACCGAAAAATATGTTGATGACAAAATTGGTAACATTGCGAAGAACCGTGATCTAAGTGAATTTATTCTATAA
- a CDS encoding aldose 1-epimerase family protein: protein MISLQNEYLAIQINEDGAELVSVKSADGIEYVWQADSNIWGRHAPVLFPIVGRLKDDQYRTAGKTFSMGQHGFARDMTFSVISQDDTRVVLELRSSAETLLKYPFEFIFRVGYSLVEHEIHETYEVINPSNTEELLFSVGGHPGFNLNLGANIPFREYQLRVAPARNFDRVSLEAPLINLNDLQSLNLSKPLPLTHELFSDDALILELKNKQTTFMLENSVNDHGVALTVDNAPYLGVWSPYPVEGPFVCLEPWWGIADTNDATGELKHKLAINKVASTDNFKREFEITFF, encoded by the coding sequence ATGATAAGCTTACAAAATGAATATCTTGCGATTCAAATTAATGAAGATGGTGCTGAATTAGTTAGTGTAAAATCTGCAGACGGAATTGAATATGTTTGGCAGGCTGATTCCAATATTTGGGGAAGACATGCACCCGTTCTTTTCCCAATTGTAGGACGTCTGAAAGATGATCAATATCGTACTGCTGGTAAAACTTTTTCGATGGGGCAACATGGCTTTGCACGTGATATGACTTTCAGCGTTATTTCACAGGATGACACACGGGTAGTGTTAGAGTTACGAAGTTCAGCTGAGACATTGTTAAAGTATCCTTTTGAATTTATTTTTAGAGTTGGATATTCTTTAGTAGAACATGAAATTCATGAAACTTACGAGGTTATCAATCCCTCAAATACTGAGGAATTATTGTTCTCAGTGGGTGGACATCCTGGGTTTAACTTGAATTTAGGAGCAAATATTCCATTTAGGGAGTATCAGTTACGTGTAGCGCCTGCCCGTAACTTTGATAGAGTATCACTTGAAGCACCATTGATTAATCTAAATGATTTACAAAGTCTTAACTTAAGTAAACCGTTACCACTAACTCACGAATTATTTTCTGATGATGCATTAATTTTAGAACTTAAGAATAAACAAACAACATTTATGCTTGAAAACTCTGTCAATGATCATGGAGTCGCTTTGACTGTTGATAATGCTCCCTATTTAGGCGTTTGGTCACCATATCCTGTTGAAGGTCCATTTGTTTGCTTGGAACCATGGTGGGGAATTGCAGATACAAACGATGCCACTGGTGAATTAAAACACAAATTAGCAATTAATAAGGTAGCAAGTACTGATAATTTTAAACGCGAATTTGAAATCACTTTCTTTTAA
- the plsY gene encoding glycerol-3-phosphate 1-O-acyltransferase PlsY gives MFIIAYLLGSIPSGSLISKYFYHQDLHKEGSGNTGTTNTFRVLGTKAGIVVLILDLLKGTLATLQPLIFHVTTINPLLIGLGAIIGHTFSIFDRFRGGKAVATSAGLLLAYNPSFFTVACIIFITLMFLSSMVSVASMGAAILLVIISFFYHDILLTIVAVGLTLFIIYRHRTNISRILHGDENLIPFGLIYWRKKKSSK, from the coding sequence ATGTTTATTATAGCGTACCTTCTAGGATCCATTCCCTCAGGGTCATTAATATCAAAATATTTTTACCACCAAGATCTACACAAAGAAGGTAGTGGTAACACTGGAACCACAAACACTTTTCGAGTGTTAGGTACAAAAGCCGGTATCGTTGTCTTGATACTGGATTTATTAAAGGGAACATTAGCAACGTTGCAGCCACTCATATTCCACGTTACCACAATCAACCCACTTTTAATTGGATTAGGTGCAATTATCGGTCATACCTTCTCAATCTTTGATCGTTTCCGCGGTGGAAAAGCAGTGGCAACGAGTGCCGGACTACTACTAGCTTATAATCCAAGTTTCTTTACGGTTGCATGTATTATCTTTATTACTTTAATGTTTCTGAGTAGTATGGTAAGTGTTGCAAGTATGGGGGCAGCTATTTTACTTGTAATTATTTCATTCTTCTATCACGATATTTTGTTAACAATAGTAGCAGTTGGTTTAACCTTATTCATCATCTATCGGCATCGAACAAACATTAGTCGTATTTTACATGGCGATGAAAATTTAATTCCATTTGGGCTAATATATTGGCGAAAGAAAAAATCATCTAAGTAA
- the parE gene encoding DNA topoisomerase IV subunit B, with amino-acid sequence MPKRNTNQYDDSSIQVLHGLEAVRKRPGMYIGSTDGRGLHHLVYEIVDNAVDEALAGFGSEINVIIRADNSLTVVDHGRGMPVGMHESGIPTAEVIFTVLHAGGKFGQGGYKTSGGLHGVGASVVNALSEKLSVRIVRDKKEYREDFVNGGHPVGTLKKIGKTNDNNGTTVTFKPDSSIFTTTVFNFNTLSVRLRESAFLLRGVKITLTDERAGQEKEEEYLYQEGIKQFVEYLNEDKDTLGNVLYFDGNKDGVEVEVAGQYNDGYTETILSFVNNVRTRDGGTHEVGMRSAWTKAFNEFARKVGLLKERDKNLEGSDVREGLSAVISLRIPEELLEFEGQTKEKLGTPEARNIVDSVVSEQLVFYLMENGEFAQQLVRKAINAREARVAARKARDESRNGKKRKKQDRVLSGKLTPAQSKNAKKNELFLVEGDSAGGSAKQGRDRKFQAILPLRGKVLNTEKAKLQDILKNEEISTMIYTIGAGVGSEFDIDDSNYDKIIIMTDADTDGAHIQTLLLTFFYKYMCPLIDNGRVYIALPPLYKLQKGSGKKIKINYAWTDEELEKVSKQIGRGFSLQRFKGLGEMNADQLWETTMNPDTRTLIRVRIDDATLAERRVTTLMGDKVEPRRKWIENNVAFTLEEDGSILDNAAIKAEHEDLETDQEDTQTGEIGLDL; translated from the coding sequence ATGCCAAAACGAAACACAAATCAATATGATGACTCGTCAATTCAAGTTTTACATGGGCTTGAAGCAGTTCGTAAACGTCCAGGTATGTATATTGGATCAACTGATGGTCGCGGGTTGCACCACCTTGTTTACGAAATTGTAGATAATGCAGTTGATGAAGCTCTTGCCGGCTTTGGAAGTGAAATAAATGTTATTATTCGTGCCGATAACAGCTTAACCGTTGTTGATCATGGGCGCGGAATGCCGGTCGGAATGCACGAATCGGGAATACCAACTGCAGAAGTTATTTTTACTGTCTTACATGCAGGCGGTAAGTTTGGACAGGGTGGATATAAAACATCAGGTGGGCTGCATGGAGTTGGCGCAAGTGTTGTTAATGCGCTATCAGAAAAATTGTCCGTACGCATTGTTCGTGATAAGAAAGAATATCGTGAAGATTTTGTAAACGGTGGACACCCAGTTGGAACTTTAAAAAAAATTGGCAAAACAAATGACAATAATGGAACAACCGTAACATTTAAGCCGGACAGCTCTATTTTCACTACCACGGTTTTTAATTTTAATACGTTGTCGGTGCGATTGAGAGAATCTGCCTTTTTATTACGGGGTGTGAAGATAACACTTACTGATGAACGTGCTGGACAAGAAAAGGAAGAAGAATATCTCTATCAAGAAGGTATTAAGCAATTTGTTGAGTATTTAAATGAAGATAAAGATACCCTTGGAAACGTTCTATACTTTGATGGAAACAAAGATGGGGTTGAAGTGGAAGTAGCTGGTCAATATAACGACGGATATACTGAAACAATCCTCTCATTTGTTAACAACGTTCGTACTAGGGATGGTGGTACGCACGAAGTAGGAATGCGTTCAGCTTGGACTAAGGCATTTAATGAATTTGCAAGAAAAGTAGGACTTCTTAAAGAACGAGATAAAAATTTAGAAGGATCTGATGTTCGTGAAGGTTTATCGGCAGTTATATCTCTTAGAATTCCTGAAGAGTTGCTTGAATTTGAGGGACAAACCAAAGAAAAACTGGGAACGCCAGAGGCTCGCAACATTGTAGATAGTGTAGTTTCTGAGCAATTAGTTTTCTATTTAATGGAAAATGGTGAATTTGCTCAACAACTAGTTCGAAAGGCAATTAACGCTCGGGAGGCACGTGTTGCAGCAAGAAAGGCACGTGATGAGTCAAGAAATGGTAAAAAACGTAAAAAGCAAGATCGCGTTTTATCTGGTAAGCTAACACCAGCTCAATCTAAAAATGCGAAGAAAAATGAACTTTTCTTAGTTGAGGGTGATTCTGCTGGTGGTAGTGCTAAACAAGGACGTGATCGAAAATTTCAAGCTATTTTGCCATTAAGAGGAAAAGTATTAAATACAGAAAAAGCAAAGTTGCAAGATATTTTAAAAAATGAAGAAATCAGTACAATGATTTACACAATCGGAGCTGGTGTTGGTAGCGAGTTTGATATTGATGATAGCAATTATGACAAAATCATTATTATGACCGATGCAGATACTGATGGAGCCCATATTCAAACTTTATTATTAACTTTTTTCTATAAGTACATGTGCCCCTTAATTGACAATGGTCGAGTTTATATTGCTCTGCCACCTTTATATAAGTTGCAAAAAGGTAGCGGAAAGAAAATTAAAATCAACTATGCTTGGACTGATGAGGAACTTGAAAAGGTTAGCAAACAAATTGGCAGAGGCTTTTCTTTACAACGTTTCAAAGGTCTTGGAGAGATGAATGCTGATCAGTTATGGGAAACAACTATGAATCCTGATACGAGAACCTTAATCCGAGTCCGAATTGATGACGCGACCTTGGCTGAACGTCGAGTTACAACTTTAATGGGAGATAAAGTTGAACCACGGAGAAAGTGGATTGAAAATAATGTCGCTTTTACTCTAGAAGAAGATGGAAGTATTTTAGATAATGCAGCAATCAAAGCTGAGCATGAAGATCTAGAAACCGATCAAGAAGATACCCAGACCGGGGAAATAGGGTTAGATCTATAA
- the parC gene encoding DNA topoisomerase IV subunit A, translating into MSDNQSKIEELTLEDIMGDRFGRYSKYIIQERALPDVRDGLKPVQRRILFAMNQDGNTYDKAFRKSAKSVGNVMGNFHPHGDSSIYEALVRMSQNWKLRAPLIEMHGNNGSIDNDPPAAMRYTEARLSKISQEMLRDIDKETVDMVLNFDDTEYEPTVLPARFPNLLVNGATGISAGYATDIPPHNLNEVIDAVLHLVKHPNATTDELMQFVKGPDFPTGGIVQGIDGLKQAYQKGRGRVIVRSKTSTEELRGNKQLIRVSEIPYEVNKASLVKKIDEIRVMKKIDGISEVRDESDRDGLSIAIELKKDVNSKGILNYLYKNTDLQISYNFNMVAINKRRPERLGLGALLTSYVEYQREVITKRTNYNLAKSKERLHIVEGLIKALSILDQVISVIRASSDKKDAKSNLIKKFEFTEKQSEAIVSLQLYRLTNTDITALQNESKDLNADITRYQAILDDSGALNKVLVKELTAIKKTYGSPRKTVIQEKIEEIVVDRTVTVADEQVMVLVSHSGYLKRSSLRSYAASGDDNGLKEGDYPVYQRELNTLDHLLMFTNKGNLIYRPVHEITDMKWKDTGEHVSQTIGLQDDEVILKAYSFKNFTDPSYFLIATNDGFIKKTKLADFAPGRTWRKRATTYIKLKTDNAKVVNVKFINKGQFSGTVMLLSHNGYGLRYDIAEIPENGARAAGVKSMDLREDTIVDIALVKENDIVGIVTNRGAFKRMLVSEVAPTSRARRGVLIIRELKKDPHRIAGFVVISSTSALEVLTSRGQTHDIIPDEHPLGGRYSNGTFLIDVDSEGEPINIKNKLIIDSVNGEISK; encoded by the coding sequence ATGAGTGATAATCAATCAAAAATTGAAGAGTTAACTTTGGAAGACATTATGGGCGACCGATTCGGACGTTATTCTAAATACATTATTCAAGAGCGCGCATTGCCTGATGTTCGAGATGGATTAAAGCCCGTTCAACGACGTATTTTATTTGCTATGAATCAGGATGGCAATACCTATGACAAGGCTTTTCGAAAATCGGCCAAGTCAGTTGGAAACGTCATGGGTAATTTTCATCCACACGGTGATAGCTCGATATACGAAGCTTTAGTTCGTATGAGTCAAAATTGGAAGCTACGAGCTCCCTTAATTGAAATGCATGGAAACAATGGTTCGATTGATAACGATCCTCCGGCAGCAATGCGGTATACAGAGGCAAGGTTAAGTAAAATATCTCAAGAAATGTTACGTGATATTGACAAAGAAACTGTTGATATGGTTTTAAATTTTGATGATACCGAGTATGAACCGACAGTATTACCAGCTCGATTTCCCAATTTATTAGTTAACGGAGCTACGGGTATTTCTGCTGGATATGCTACCGATATTCCGCCTCACAACCTAAATGAGGTGATCGATGCAGTCTTACATTTGGTTAAGCATCCCAATGCTACTACTGATGAACTCATGCAATTTGTGAAGGGCCCCGATTTCCCGACCGGTGGAATTGTCCAAGGAATTGATGGATTGAAACAAGCCTACCAAAAAGGTCGAGGTAGAGTGATTGTCCGTTCCAAAACAAGCACTGAAGAACTGCGGGGAAATAAACAATTAATTCGCGTTTCAGAAATTCCTTATGAAGTTAATAAAGCAAGCTTAGTTAAAAAAATTGACGAAATTCGCGTGATGAAAAAAATTGATGGAATATCTGAAGTTCGTGATGAGTCTGATCGTGATGGTTTATCAATTGCAATTGAGCTAAAAAAGGATGTTAATTCAAAAGGTATTTTAAATTACCTCTATAAAAATACTGATTTGCAAATTTCATATAATTTCAACATGGTTGCAATCAATAAGCGACGTCCGGAAAGATTAGGCCTGGGGGCTTTATTAACTTCATATGTTGAATATCAAAGAGAAGTTATCACTAAGCGTACTAACTATAACTTAGCTAAGTCCAAAGAACGATTACATATCGTTGAAGGGTTAATTAAGGCTTTATCTATTTTAGATCAAGTAATTTCGGTGATAAGAGCAAGTTCCGATAAAAAAGACGCTAAATCAAATTTAATTAAAAAATTTGAATTTACAGAAAAGCAGTCTGAAGCAATTGTTTCTTTGCAACTTTACCGTCTAACAAATACTGATATAACAGCTCTTCAGAACGAGTCTAAGGATTTAAATGCTGATATAACAAGATATCAGGCTATCCTAGATGATTCTGGCGCTTTGAATAAAGTTCTTGTGAAAGAATTAACTGCTATTAAAAAGACTTATGGGTCACCAAGAAAAACAGTTATTCAGGAAAAAATCGAAGAAATTGTGGTTGATCGCACGGTTACAGTTGCTGATGAACAGGTAATGGTGCTTGTTAGTCATTCAGGTTATCTGAAACGTAGCAGTTTACGTTCCTATGCGGCCTCGGGTGATGACAATGGGCTAAAAGAAGGCGATTATCCTGTTTACCAGCGCGAGTTAAATACGCTAGACCACTTGTTAATGTTTACTAACAAAGGAAATCTTATCTATAGACCGGTCCATGAGATTACTGATATGAAGTGGAAAGATACAGGTGAACATGTTTCTCAGACAATTGGCTTGCAAGACGATGAGGTCATACTAAAGGCGTATTCTTTCAAAAACTTTACCGATCCTAGCTATTTCCTCATTGCAACAAATGATGGATTTATCAAAAAGACCAAACTTGCTGATTTTGCGCCAGGTCGAACATGGCGTAAGAGGGCAACCACGTATATTAAACTCAAAACAGATAATGCTAAAGTTGTAAATGTTAAGTTTATAAATAAAGGTCAGTTTAGTGGAACAGTTATGTTACTATCACATAATGGATATGGTTTACGTTATGATATTGCTGAAATCCCAGAAAATGGCGCTCGTGCGGCGGGTGTCAAATCAATGGATCTTCGGGAGGATACAATAGTAGATATTGCACTTGTAAAAGAAAACGATATTGTTGGTATAGTAACCAATCGAGGTGCATTCAAGCGAATGTTAGTCTCTGAAGTTGCTCCAACTAGTAGAGCCCGACGTGGTGTCCTGATCATAAGGGAATTAAAGAAAGATCCACATCGGATTGCAGGTTTTGTTGTAATTAGCAGTACTTCTGCACTAGAGGTGTTGACATCACGTGGCCAGACGCACGATATCATTCCGGACGAGCATCCGTTGGGAGGACGATATTCAAACGGAACATTCCTAATTGACGTTGATAGTGAAGGGGAGCCGATCAATATTAAAAATAAACTTATTATTGATTCTGTAAACGGTGAAATTTCAAAGTAG
- a CDS encoding LysR family transcriptional regulator: protein MKSKQEQIFSSKTLTYFLQLVDTMNYTQAAQILGITQPALTQQIKKLERAVGAPLFYSVGKKLRLSDAGYTMIKATHDINLVLNTAADEIQQSTSATHGEINIGILASIETRVFEDFIAKYFAMEPDIRITVHVLTRKEIWERLETNQIDLAIMYLPDDSIKNWKPYESRKIISENLLFIHHDEKLAKQKRIKLKKTTKDSWVTYPESFYLNGIISEAFKNNLEDAPVSVARFTSPDQIRRFSDAAGVSTALPESYVYAHQSRKGSYFAKFDPAIKFDLSFIFRKDKDTIPRISNFLEQFYIYLDETDYMERLRTTIDNDN, encoded by the coding sequence ATGAAATCAAAACAAGAACAGATTTTTTCATCAAAGACCTTAACTTATTTTTTACAGCTAGTGGATACAATGAATTATACTCAGGCAGCTCAAATTTTAGGTATTACGCAACCAGCTTTAACCCAACAAATTAAAAAGTTGGAAAGAGCAGTTGGAGCACCACTATTTTACTCGGTTGGTAAAAAGTTACGTCTTTCGGACGCTGGGTATACGATGATCAAGGCAACACATGACATTAACCTCGTTTTAAATACAGCAGCTGACGAAATTCAACAATCAACGAGCGCAACACATGGAGAAATTAATATCGGTATTTTAGCCTCGATTGAGACTCGTGTGTTTGAAGATTTCATTGCCAAGTATTTTGCGATGGAACCCGATATTCGAATAACAGTTCATGTGTTAACCAGAAAAGAAATTTGGGAAAGATTAGAAACTAATCAAATTGATCTAGCAATCATGTACTTGCCTGACGATAGCATTAAGAATTGGAAACCGTATGAATCACGTAAGATTATCTCTGAAAACTTACTATTTATTCATCATGATGAAAAGCTTGCTAAGCAAAAACGGATCAAACTCAAAAAGACTACCAAAGACAGTTGGGTTACCTATCCTGAAAGTTTTTATTTGAACGGTATTATTTCCGAAGCCTTCAAAAATAATCTTGAGGATGCACCGGTTAGTGTTGCACGTTTCACTTCACCTGATCAAATTCGTCGTTTTTCAGATGCAGCTGGGGTATCGACTGCATTACCTGAATCATACGTGTATGCACACCAATCCAGAAAAGGAAGTTATTTCGCTAAGTTTGACCCTGCCATTAAGTTTGATTTGAGTTTTATTTTCAGAAAAGATAAAGATACAATTCCGCGCATCAGTAATTTCTTGGAGCAGTTTTATATTTACTTGGATGAAACTGATTACATGGAACGTTTACGTACTACAATTGATAATGATAATTAA
- a CDS encoding manganese-dependent inorganic pyrophosphatase, which produces MTKTLVFGHSNPDTDAIVAAKAYTYFKTQTSEGDFEAVALGNPNPETNYVLNHFAEPAPRVIKTAANETDSVILVDHNERQQSISDIAKVTVTDVIDHHRIANFETTLPLFYRAEPVGCTSTIITEMFNEEKIEIPAQLAGLMLSAIISDTLLLKSPTTTDKDREALRELAEIADIDVDSYGIEMLKAGTDLDSKSDQDIINGDAKSFEMGGKTVRIGQVNTVDVNDVFARQADLEAAMTKENADNGYDMFLLVATNILDSDSELLVVGDPKEIVEKAFNVTLSDKNRAALPGVVSRKKQVVPPLTAAFEA; this is translated from the coding sequence ATGACAAAGACACTTGTTTTTGGGCACAGTAATCCTGATACTGATGCCATTGTTGCTGCCAAGGCATATACTTATTTTAAAACTCAAACTAGTGAAGGAGATTTTGAAGCTGTTGCTTTAGGTAATCCCAATCCTGAAACTAATTATGTCCTTAATCACTTTGCAGAACCCGCACCACGTGTTATTAAAACCGCTGCAAATGAAACTGATTCCGTTATTTTAGTTGACCATAATGAAAGACAACAAAGTATATCGGATATTGCTAAGGTTACCGTGACTGACGTGATTGATCATCATCGCATTGCTAACTTTGAAACTACTCTGCCACTCTTCTATCGTGCTGAGCCAGTTGGATGTACTAGTACAATTATTACAGAAATGTTCAATGAAGAAAAAATTGAAATACCCGCTCAATTAGCTGGGTTAATGCTTTCAGCAATCATTTCGGATACTTTGTTATTAAAATCACCAACTACAACTGATAAGGATCGCGAAGCTTTACGTGAATTAGCTGAAATTGCTGATATTGATGTTGATTCTTATGGAATTGAAATGTTAAAAGCTGGTACTGATTTAGATAGTAAGTCTGATCAAGACATTATTAATGGTGATGCAAAATCATTTGAAATGGGTGGAAAAACCGTTCGAATTGGTCAAGTAAATACAGTCGATGTTAACGACGTTTTTGCTCGTCAAGCTGACTTAGAAGCAGCTATGACTAAAGAAAATGCAGATAATGGATACGACATGTTCTTGCTAGTTGCAACAAATATTCTTGATAGTGATTCGGAGTTACTAGTTGTTGGGGATCCTAAGGAAATAGTTGAAAAGGCATTTAATGTGACCCTTAGTGATAAAAATCGTGCGGCACTACCAGGTGTTGTTTCTCGTAAGAAGCAAGTAGTTCCTCCATTGACTGCAGCTTTTGAGGCTTAA